The Aureispira anguillae genome contains a region encoding:
- a CDS encoding ion transporter encodes MNPLKKIFLNDKIILLLISINAIIIFLQGFSAQTIGTKTHYVLMMIDDFISVCFLIEVFIKSRHFGLKEYLKPTWNKFDVLLILLSLPPLLARIFVDTTAANIGFLLVFRVFRVFKFFRFIQFFPQVEHIFRSIREALRASFMVLVGFFLFIFIMSILSCYMYQNIAPEYFKDPIVSYYSMFKVFTIEGWNTIPDEITANGELSTIQCFFTKFYFVTILVFGGVIGLSIVNSIFVDAMVSDNNDDLEEQVSLIKEDVTQLQEKVDRILVLLEESKRNSINKL; translated from the coding sequence ATGAATCCGCTCAAAAAGATATTTTTAAATGATAAAATAATATTGTTATTGATTTCTATCAATGCCATTATTATCTTTCTTCAAGGTTTTTCTGCCCAAACAATCGGGACAAAAACACATTATGTCTTGATGATGATTGATGATTTCATCTCTGTTTGTTTCTTAATAGAGGTGTTTATAAAAAGTCGGCATTTTGGATTAAAAGAATACCTAAAACCTACCTGGAATAAATTTGATGTCTTACTCATTTTACTTTCCCTCCCTCCCTTATTAGCAAGAATATTTGTAGATACAACAGCCGCTAATATTGGTTTCTTGCTGGTATTTAGAGTATTCAGGGTGTTTAAGTTTTTTAGATTCATTCAATTTTTTCCACAGGTAGAACATATTTTTCGCTCTATACGAGAAGCCTTAAGGGCTTCTTTTATGGTTTTGGTTGGCTTCTTTCTCTTTATCTTTATTATGTCAATCCTGTCTTGTTATATGTACCAAAATATCGCCCCTGAATATTTTAAAGATCCAATTGTTTCTTATTATAGCATGTTTAAGGTCTTTACGATTGAGGGCTGGAATACAATTCCTGATGAAATTACAGCAAATGGCGAATTAAGTACCATTCAATGCTTTTTCACCAAGTTCTACTTTGTAACCATTTTGGTCTTTGGAGGAGTCATTGGCTTATCCATCGTCAATTCTATTTTTGTAGACGCTATGGTAAGTGATAATAACGATGATTTGGAAGAGCAGGTTAGCCTGATAAAGGAGGATGTAACTCAACTGCAAGAGAAAGTAGATCGAATTTTAGTTTTGTTGGAAGAATCTAAGCGCAATTCCATTAACAAGCTTTAA
- a CDS encoding acyl-CoA carboxylase subunit beta: MDLEFNRNEDTNKLEVAKMRRMLKNIGLGGGQMRIDKLHKKGKMTARERINYLIDEDTDFLEIGAFAGHEMYAEYGGCPAGGVVGGIGYVRGRQCMIIANDATVKAGAWFPITGKKNLRFQEIAMENRLPTIYLVDSAGVFLPLQDEIFPDKEHFGRIFRNNAQMSSMGIPQIAAIMGSCVAGGAYLPIMSDEALIVERTGSIFLAGPYLVKAAIGETVDKETLGGATTQSEISGVTDYKMPDDKTCLDTIKDLVDKFGTFEKAGFSRETPQLPKEDPKELYGILPAERSKPYNTKEVLKRLVDNSEFTEYKKGYGQTIICAYARIDGWAVGIVVNNRQVVKNAKGEVQFGGVIYSDSADKAARFIMNCNQKKIPLVFLHDVTGFMVGTRSEHGGIIKDGAKMVSAVSNSTVPKFSIVMGNSYGAGNYAMCGKAYDPRLIVAWPTAKIAVMGGSQAAKVLLQIQTASQKSKGEEVSPEEEKKLLDDITARYDKQTTPYYAASRLWVDAIIDPLETRKVISQGIEAANNAPVDKFNPGIIQT; encoded by the coding sequence ATTGATTTAGAATTTAATAGAAATGAGGACACCAACAAGCTAGAAGTCGCAAAAATGCGCCGTATGCTCAAAAACATTGGTTTAGGTGGTGGACAAATGCGAATTGATAAGCTACACAAAAAAGGCAAAATGACTGCTCGTGAGCGAATCAATTATTTGATTGATGAAGATACAGATTTTTTAGAGATTGGTGCTTTTGCAGGACATGAGATGTATGCTGAATATGGTGGCTGCCCTGCTGGAGGTGTTGTAGGTGGTATTGGTTATGTTCGTGGTCGCCAATGCATGATCATTGCCAATGATGCTACGGTAAAAGCAGGAGCTTGGTTCCCTATTACAGGCAAAAAAAATCTACGTTTTCAAGAAATTGCAATGGAAAATCGCTTGCCTACGATCTATTTGGTAGACTCTGCGGGTGTTTTTCTTCCTTTGCAAGATGAAATTTTTCCAGATAAAGAACATTTTGGTCGTATTTTTCGCAACAATGCCCAAATGTCAAGTATGGGCATCCCTCAAATCGCTGCGATTATGGGAAGCTGCGTAGCAGGCGGTGCTTATTTGCCAATTATGTCAGATGAAGCACTAATTGTTGAACGCACGGGCTCTATCTTCTTGGCTGGTCCTTACTTGGTAAAAGCTGCAATTGGAGAAACGGTAGACAAAGAAACATTGGGTGGCGCAACTACTCAAAGCGAAATTTCGGGCGTTACCGATTATAAAATGCCTGATGATAAAACTTGCTTAGACACCATCAAGGATTTGGTAGATAAATTTGGCACTTTTGAAAAAGCTGGTTTTTCTAGAGAAACGCCTCAATTACCCAAAGAAGATCCTAAGGAATTATATGGTATTTTACCTGCGGAACGTTCAAAGCCCTATAATACCAAAGAGGTCTTAAAGCGCTTGGTTGATAATTCTGAATTTACAGAGTACAAAAAAGGCTATGGGCAAACAATTATTTGTGCCTATGCTCGTATTGATGGCTGGGCAGTTGGAATTGTTGTGAACAATCGTCAAGTTGTAAAAAATGCCAAAGGCGAAGTGCAATTTGGTGGGGTTATCTATTCTGACTCTGCCGATAAGGCAGCTCGTTTTATCATGAATTGTAACCAAAAGAAAATTCCATTGGTATTTTTGCATGACGTTACTGGATTTATGGTGGGTACTCGCTCTGAACATGGAGGAATCATCAAAGATGGTGCAAAAATGGTTTCGGCTGTATCCAATTCTACCGTTCCTAAATTTTCAATTGTAATGGGGAATTCGTACGGTGCAGGAAATTATGCCATGTGTGGCAAAGCTTATGATCCTCGCCTAATTGTTGCTTGGCCAACGGCAAAAATTGCTGTTATGGGTGGTTCGCAAGCTGCAAAGGTATTGCTGCAAATCCAAACAGCTTCTCAAAAATCAAAAGGTGAAGAAGTTTCTCCTGAAGAAGAAAAGAAGCTATTGGACGATATTACAGCACGTTACGACAAACAAACAACGCCTTATTATGCCGCTTCTCGCTTGTGGGTTGATGCAATCATTGATCCTCTAGAAACACGTAAGGTAATTTCTCAAGGGATTGAAGCAGCCAATAATGCTCCTGTCGATAAATTTAATCCAGGAATCATTCAGACCTAG
- a CDS encoding DUF434 domain-containing protein, protein MKHRGKHSNDDKNFGLKWHTTFAEAAQDLSFLLGRKYGEKSALALVGNRYQLNKRQQRALSLISCPYDKINTRNSKRLSANHLENKTVVIDGYNLLITIEVALSGGYLFVGQDGCIRDIASVHGTYKKVEETIPALKLIDEALKELKVAHVKWYFDAPVSNSGRLKTLLYALAEERASNWEVELVYNPDTTLIQQNNICITADSWILDEVAAYFDLAGYLIAQKIPDARILNFFEEK, encoded by the coding sequence ATGAAGCATAGAGGGAAACATTCGAATGATGATAAAAATTTTGGACTGAAATGGCACACTACTTTTGCAGAAGCTGCACAAGATTTGTCTTTTTTGTTGGGACGAAAATATGGAGAGAAATCTGCCTTGGCTTTGGTTGGGAATCGTTATCAACTCAATAAAAGGCAACAACGTGCTTTGAGTCTGATTAGCTGTCCTTATGACAAAATAAACACTAGAAACTCAAAACGCTTGTCTGCCAATCATCTAGAAAATAAAACGGTTGTTATAGATGGATATAATTTACTGATTACAATCGAAGTGGCTTTGTCTGGTGGTTATCTATTTGTGGGGCAAGACGGTTGTATTCGAGATATTGCTAGTGTGCATGGTACTTACAAGAAAGTGGAGGAAACAATCCCTGCCCTGAAATTGATCGATGAGGCATTAAAAGAGTTGAAGGTTGCTCACGTAAAGTGGTATTTTGATGCTCCTGTATCAAATAGTGGACGTTTAAAAACATTACTGTATGCATTGGCAGAGGAGCGAGCTTCTAATTGGGAGGTAGAATTGGTCTACAACCCAGATACAACATTAATCCAACAAAATAATATCTGCATTACAGCCGATAGTTGGATTTTGGATGAAGTAGCTGCTTATTTTGATTTGGCGGGCTACCTGATTGCTCAAAAAATACCAGATGCGAGAATTTTAAATTTCTTTGAAGAGAAATAA
- a CDS encoding tyrosine-type recombinase/integrase, producing MQDSKKDPTAINIIVALRIAQRIKSTYIRYKSLQEYKNFIDRFEEYLKLKELDDLKISEFTKAHAIRYLDDVLLTRKVNAQTRNNYMRAMKALFYTLAERDYIEVNPFAAIKTLKETQKKRRTFTYSEKQTIIQYIKQDNKELLLAVCLCYYCAIRPAELRRLKVGNLDLKIGLIQMDGSQTKNKENATITIPKVLLPLLNSYHLNSYPKSWYLFGAGALKPAANPCGRDTISKKHKRVIKNLHLYGFLKDVEGKTFYSWKDTAARDLIEQGLNIMDLKQHFRHKELATTQRYLQAYGGVNDSIRDMENKIF from the coding sequence ATGCAAGACTCAAAGAAAGATCCTACCGCTATTAATATAATAGTAGCCCTCAGGATCGCTCAACGCATCAAATCCACCTACATTCGCTATAAATCGTTGCAGGAGTACAAAAACTTTATCGACCGATTTGAGGAATATCTAAAGCTCAAAGAACTGGATGATTTAAAAATTTCGGAATTTACGAAAGCTCATGCCATTCGATATTTGGACGATGTGCTATTGACCAGAAAAGTAAATGCCCAAACTCGGAACAATTATATGCGGGCCATGAAAGCGTTGTTTTATACCCTAGCAGAACGAGACTATATTGAGGTCAATCCTTTTGCTGCGATCAAAACGCTAAAAGAAACACAGAAAAAACGGCGCACTTTTACCTATTCCGAAAAGCAAACGATTATACAGTATATAAAGCAGGATAACAAAGAATTGCTTTTAGCCGTTTGCTTGTGTTATTATTGTGCTATTCGCCCAGCGGAATTGCGTCGGCTGAAGGTTGGTAATCTTGATCTCAAAATTGGATTAATCCAGATGGATGGGAGCCAAACCAAGAATAAAGAAAATGCAACGATTACGATTCCGAAAGTTCTCCTTCCTCTTCTGAACTCCTACCACTTGAACAGCTATCCCAAAAGTTGGTATTTATTTGGAGCTGGCGCACTAAAGCCTGCTGCTAATCCTTGTGGCCGTGATACCATTTCTAAAAAACATAAGCGGGTGATTAAAAATTTGCACCTGTACGGCTTCCTAAAAGATGTGGAAGGGAAAACCTTCTACAGTTGGAAAGATACCGCTGCACGGGATCTGATAGAGCAGGGGCTAAACATCATGGATCTAAAGCAACATTTTCGCCACAAAGAACTGGCAACAACTCAAAGATATTTGCAAGCTTATGGGGGAGTTAATGACAGTATTCGTGACATGGAAAATAAGATTTTCTAA
- a CDS encoding AIPR family protein encodes MSSFQKKGNIFYIPFHTNRNISSPDDKSNDRKVYVGQFPISSILNIPTDENVRDYLLEAEGKTRKRPTQVHRAILDTLENTPHHFSVLNGGVTIVARGLVVDEKNRQLILTNPSIINGAQTQGVVKDFFKDNPNLIAGDFEAFIKFEIIVTSDEDLIASVSIARNFQNDVMTISIVGRLGQLDELEAAMQRKSPSSKLKKSETKLSDNYIQSERLLQVLTALTPKELWIQKGEVNKVYAYNMKSKCLKQFQEVYKKAKDQNDKDHKKNLALYNFYLDIASNAWALYWKWKKHSGFVGTRIKSIERDSKGQIQNIPDGIVFPILAALSEFIIFKNGEWQYMPPTFFNDNQLITAAKSTYMDIANSNPMLMGKSKACYSSLNQITQIYKSIHNA; translated from the coding sequence ATGAGTTCTTTCCAAAAGAAAGGGAATATATTCTATATCCCGTTCCATACTAATCGTAATATCAGTTCCCCTGATGACAAATCTAATGATCGAAAAGTTTATGTTGGTCAATTTCCTATTTCGTCTATTCTAAATATACCTACTGATGAAAATGTAAGAGATTACTTACTTGAAGCAGAGGGTAAAACAAGAAAACGACCAACGCAGGTACATAGAGCAATACTTGATACATTAGAAAATACTCCTCACCACTTTTCAGTTCTAAATGGAGGAGTAACTATCGTAGCAAGAGGGTTGGTTGTCGATGAAAAAAATAGACAATTAATCCTTACCAATCCTAGTATAATAAATGGGGCTCAAACACAAGGTGTAGTAAAAGATTTCTTCAAGGATAATCCTAATTTAATAGCTGGTGATTTCGAAGCTTTTATTAAGTTTGAAATAATTGTCACTTCTGATGAAGATTTAATAGCCTCTGTTTCTATTGCAAGAAATTTTCAAAATGATGTAATGACAATATCTATTGTTGGAAGGTTAGGGCAATTAGATGAGCTAGAAGCTGCTATGCAAAGAAAGTCTCCTAGTTCTAAATTAAAAAAATCTGAGACAAAGCTTTCTGATAACTATATCCAATCAGAAAGATTATTACAGGTACTTACAGCTTTAACTCCAAAAGAACTTTGGATACAGAAAGGGGAAGTTAATAAAGTATATGCCTATAATATGAAATCTAAATGTTTAAAACAATTCCAAGAGGTATATAAGAAAGCAAAAGATCAAAATGACAAGGATCACAAAAAAAACCTAGCCTTATATAATTTCTACCTAGATATAGCATCGAACGCTTGGGCTTTATACTGGAAATGGAAAAAACATAGTGGTTTTGTGGGTACTAGAATCAAAAGCATAGAAAGAGATTCTAAAGGTCAGATACAAAATATCCCAGATGGTATTGTATTTCCAATACTAGCTGCTTTATCGGAATTCATTATTTTTAAAAATGGAGAATGGCAATATATGCCCCCTACTTTTTTTAATGATAATCAACTAATTACTGCTGCAAAAAGCACTTATATGGATATAGCAAATAGCAACCCCATGTTAATGGGAAAAAGTAAAGCTTGCTATTCTTCTTTAAACCAAATCACTCAGATATATAAGAGTATTCATAATGCTTAA
- a CDS encoding glycosyl hydrolase 108 family protein → MAKFEEWVKPGKRRYRRIKAGYQNENWDPGNYTGGKIGVGIQAGTNMSIAAPTLSEWRGHAVTAAEMKALTEAEALQIYRDNYWMPIKAPDIENQTIADFLADMKSSGGGVWNMQKGLNDLGENIAVDGVVGPQTLGAINRQIEKSVARLNNAFRKRQIEYYNSKTSPAKSVWLSSLDKDYPEMSETAEKLGLPEKYNNKSWIYLSIALGILLLVLIGWMLFKK, encoded by the coding sequence ATGGCAAAATTTGAGGAATGGGTAAAACCTGGTAAAAGAAGATACCGCCGAATAAAGGCTGGCTATCAAAATGAGAACTGGGATCCTGGTAATTATACGGGTGGAAAAATAGGGGTTGGAATTCAGGCAGGAACCAATATGTCTATTGCTGCTCCTACCCTTTCCGAATGGCGAGGGCATGCTGTTACGGCTGCTGAAATGAAAGCATTAACAGAAGCTGAAGCACTCCAAATTTACCGAGATAATTACTGGATGCCTATCAAAGCTCCTGATATAGAAAATCAAACCATTGCAGATTTTTTAGCCGATATGAAATCTAGTGGTGGTGGTGTTTGGAATATGCAAAAGGGGTTAAATGATTTAGGGGAAAATATTGCGGTTGATGGAGTTGTTGGCCCACAAACCTTGGGAGCCATTAATCGCCAAATAGAAAAAAGCGTTGCTCGGCTGAATAATGCATTTAGAAAACGGCAAATAGAGTATTATAATTCAAAAACTAGCCCTGCAAAATCGGTTTGGCTGAGTTCTTTAGATAAGGATTACCCTGAAATGAGTGAGACCGCCGAAAAGCTCGGTTTGCCAGAAAAGTACAATAACAAATCTTGGATTTATCTCAGCATTGCTTTAGGGATCCTACTCTTAGTATTAATTGGGTGGATGCTGTTCAAAAAATAG